The following are from one region of the Marinomonas sp. CT5 genome:
- the garD gene encoding galactarate dehydratase, whose translation MDSSYSLIKVNDNDNVAIVANPNGIPKGAILPSGLVFQEQVPQGHKVSLVDISKGEEVIRYNEVIGYAVEHIGQGCWVHERKLSLPAPPRLENLPLGTRPKLDVEALEGYTFDGYRNADGSVGTKNLLGISSSVQCVSGVIDFAVKKIKSELLPKYPNVDGVVALNHTYGCGIDLTSPDSAIPIRTLKNLSKNPNFGGEVLVVGLGCEQLQPSRLMEVSDTQVLDIMQDSQNPSPKNEVLVNLQDECHSSFEDMVNHIMHSADNHLKKLNQRSREECPISDLVLGVQCGGSDSFSGITANPVVGYVSDLIVRAGGSVMFSEVTEVRDAIHLLTPRVANESVGKRLLEEMTWYDNYLNRGNTDRSANPTPGNKNGGLSNVVEKALGSIAKSGTSQIMGVIGPGEKIEQKGLNFAATPASDFICGTLQAASGMTVQIFTTGRGTPYGLEAVPVIKVSSNSVLGSRWKDLIDMDAGRVASNEMTIEEAGWELFHLLLDVASGRKLVATDKLGLHNSLVLFNPTPVM comes from the coding sequence ATGGATTCATCCTATTCTCTTATAAAAGTAAATGATAATGATAATGTGGCAATAGTTGCTAATCCAAATGGTATACCTAAAGGAGCTATTTTGCCTTCAGGTTTGGTTTTTCAAGAGCAAGTTCCTCAAGGCCATAAAGTTTCTCTGGTAGATATTTCGAAGGGAGAGGAGGTTATTCGCTATAACGAGGTAATTGGTTATGCGGTTGAGCATATTGGTCAAGGTTGTTGGGTGCATGAAAGGAAGCTATCTTTGCCTGCTCCCCCCAGGCTAGAGAATCTTCCCTTAGGGACCCGACCTAAACTAGATGTTGAGGCATTGGAAGGTTATACGTTTGATGGGTATAGAAATGCAGATGGGTCTGTGGGAACGAAAAATCTTTTAGGCATAAGCTCTAGTGTGCAATGTGTCTCTGGGGTTATTGACTTTGCAGTGAAAAAAATCAAGTCAGAACTGCTACCCAAATACCCTAATGTCGATGGGGTGGTTGCTCTTAATCATACCTACGGGTGCGGTATTGATTTAACCTCTCCAGACTCAGCGATTCCTATACGAACACTTAAGAACCTTTCTAAAAACCCGAATTTTGGGGGGGAAGTTTTAGTGGTTGGGCTGGGATGTGAGCAATTGCAGCCTTCACGTCTTATGGAAGTAAGTGATACTCAAGTGTTAGATATAATGCAGGATAGTCAGAACCCTAGCCCTAAAAACGAAGTCTTGGTTAATTTACAAGATGAGTGTCATAGCAGTTTTGAGGATATGGTGAATCATATAATGCATTCTGCAGATAATCATTTAAAGAAATTAAATCAGAGATCTAGGGAAGAATGTCCAATTTCCGACTTAGTGTTGGGAGTACAATGTGGCGGAAGTGATTCATTTTCAGGTATTACGGCAAACCCTGTTGTTGGATATGTTTCTGATTTAATTGTTAGAGCGGGTGGATCCGTTATGTTTTCTGAGGTTACAGAGGTTCGAGATGCTATTCATTTGTTAACACCTAGAGTTGCAAATGAGTCTGTTGGCAAACGTTTGTTAGAAGAGATGACTTGGTATGATAACTATTTAAACCGAGGGAATACGGATCGTAGTGCAAACCCTACCCCTGGAAATAAGAATGGGGGGTTAAGCAATGTGGTGGAAAAAGCTTTAGGGTCTATTGCAAAATCTGGGACTAGCCAGATTATGGGGGTGATTGGTCCAGGTGAAAAGATAGAGCAAAAAGGTTTAAATTTTGCCGCAACTCCGGCAAGTGATTTTATTTGCGGTACCTTGCAGGCGGCTTCTGGTATGACTGTACAAATATTTACTACAGGCCGAGGTACTCCTTATGGCTTGGAGGCCGTTCCTGTTATTAAAGTGTCAAGTAACTCTGTATTGGGTAGTCGTTGGAAAGATTTGATTGATATGGATGCTGGTCGAGTAGCATCTAATGAAATGACTATAGAAGAAGCTGGCTGGGAGTTATTTCATTTGCTTTTAGATGTGGCTAGTGGGCGAAAGCTGGTAGCTACTGATAAGCTAGGACTGCATAATAGTTTGGTTCTTTTTAACCCAACTCCTGTAATGTAG
- a CDS encoding glycosyltransferase has product MLPYDVLIRCKNEMADLPKVAKSLSSQVFPPNKVVFVDSGSTDGSREFALQQGYDVVDYVTDRFNYSESLNLGMECCSSPRVLVLSAHCILVTENSVERLLEAMDVFNAAGVFGRQIPTEHSSPLDVRDLLTVFGRERIIYEAHPFFHNAFSVIDRKAWEEVPFDDSVNGIEDRIWALELCKRGKKIVYEPNALVYHEHGLNQTSDPARALRVCKALASLHRDDVVEFSNEVLGV; this is encoded by the coding sequence GTGTTACCTTATGATGTCTTGATTAGGTGTAAAAATGAGATGGCAGACCTACCGAAAGTGGCTAAGTCTCTATCGTCTCAAGTATTCCCTCCTAACAAAGTTGTGTTTGTTGATAGCGGTAGTACAGATGGTTCGCGTGAGTTCGCACTGCAGCAGGGGTATGACGTAGTTGATTATGTAACTGATCGTTTTAACTATAGTGAGTCGCTGAATTTAGGCATGGAATGTTGTAGTTCACCTAGAGTCTTAGTTTTGTCTGCCCATTGTATTTTAGTTACCGAGAATAGTGTTGAGCGTCTCCTAGAGGCAATGGATGTCTTTAATGCAGCAGGGGTTTTTGGCCGGCAAATACCTACAGAGCATAGTAGTCCATTAGATGTTAGAGATCTGTTAACTGTATTTGGCAGAGAAAGAATTATCTATGAAGCACATCCCTTCTTTCATAATGCATTTTCTGTAATAGATAGGAAAGCTTGGGAGGAAGTGCCGTTTGATGATAGTGTCAATGGTATTGAAGATCGAATATGGGCCTTAGAGCTCTGTAAACGAGGAAAGAAAATTGTTTACGAGCCAAATGCTCTTGTCTATCATGAGCACGGGTTAAATCAGACTTCAGATCCTGCTAGGGCTCTTAGAGTGTGTAAAGCTCTGGCTTCATTGCATAGAGATGATGTGGTGGAGTTTTCTAACGAGGTTTTAGGTGTCTAA